GAAAATGGAGCGCTTGAATCAAAAGCTGGTTGGCTAGGATTATTCAGAAAGGGCATGACTCTTCTTATTGTTTTAATTGCCTATCATTTAGACAATATGATTGGATCAGATTTTATTAGAACAGGGGTAATTATAGCCTATATCGTCAACGAAGCTATATCCATTACAGAAAATGCAGGTGTAATGGGGGTTCCAATACCGGACGTAATCAAAAAAGGAATAGAAGCCCTACAACAGAAGGAGTGATATTATGTCAATTCGAATAGTAATAAAGGAAGGTAAAGGAAGTTACAAAGGTATTGCGCAGGACAAGTCTTTTCACCCGAAAGGACGCATGGGGGCAAAGGTAGAAGCCTACCTAAATGACCAACTAGTATACGTGACAAAGAATGCATCCACATTGCCGGATAGCATATCAATTGAGTACGCAAGAAAATATAATGGTGGCTCACCGGTTCCGATCATATGCGAAGGAACGTACGATATATATTCCCACATGCATAAGGGGAAGGAAAATGCTATTGAGATTGGCAAAGGATTAGAAGCTACACCGGTTATTCGTGGAAATAGCCTCAGTGAATCATCATACATCAACATTCATTCAAGGAGTTTAAATGATGTCTCCAACTTTGCATGGTCCACAGGATGTATTACAATTCTAAAAGAAGATATTCAAGAAATGTTTCAAGTGCTCGAAATTAAAACTTTTAATGGCCAGCACTTAGGAAAAGTAGTTATTGATCGGACGGAAATCGACAATGAGTTAATGCAGCATTACAATTCCATACTAGGCGAGATGACTAGATATTTTAATAAAGATTGGTACTGGAGAAACATTTTATTAAAAGCAGCAGATTCAAACGTAAGATGGGAAAAAGGAATTGATGCAGTAATTAATCTTGCAAAACAACAATCATATATGGGAGATTTGGAGATCATGGAATTTCTTCCAGAGCTTCTAATCAAAATAAAAGACCTACCTTAAACGGTAGGCCTTTTTTATTACAATAAAATTCAACGAAAATCATCTAGTTTAACTTGAAGTGCATCGGCTAGCATACATGCAATTGAAAACTTACAGTCTTCTCTTTTTTCAATGTCTTGAATAGTGCGTCTTGGAACGTTTGATAATTCGACTAACTGAGGAACGGAAAGTCCTTTTTCAAGTCTTATTTTTTGAAGGTTTTTCATTTAATCTTCCTCCAATCAATGTAAGTAATAATGAAACGAATGATTAGCAGTAAGAAATAAATAGCAAACATCACATAAATAATTACATCTAAAGTACTTGATGAATCACGCATAAGCGTAAGAATAAATAATATTATTACAGGAATATCACGTAAATAATTTTTTGATTTCATATGATAATGGTGATATAATAAGAAGAGAAAGGGGAATTGCACTTCCCCTTTAGGTATTTACTTTTTTCGTTTATGTAGCCATTTTGATATTTCAATCATATTGACTATATATGTTGTTAGCAGAACGAAAATGGTAAGTACCTTTTCAATTTTACCATTCACCGACTCACTCCTTTCCTTTAATATAAATACATTATAGCACGTAACAACGTGCTAGTCAATAATTTTACTCAAGAAAATATATAAAAAATACTATATATTGTATATAAATAAAATCACACCTACATATAGTGATTGACAAAGATGATATAATTTATGTATAGTTATGGTATGAGGAGGAGACAAAATGAATGGATTATTAATGGAATTAATTAAAGCTGTGCCTTATGGTGTATTAGCATATTTATTTACAAAAACAGCATATAAGGATATCGATAAAACAAGAAATTCATTACTTGAGTTGCATAAGACAACAGTTAGTGATTTAAAGGATCTTGCTACTAATTCGCACGTTGATATTGGTGGAGAAATATCGAAGCAGCTATCTCATAGAGAAATAGTTAAATGTCCTATAGCGATAAGGGAGTGATTGTGTGAGTTATTTAATTAGTTTGCTAATATATACCATAGTAATGTTTCTGATGTTCTCACTTTTTAAGATGATAAATAGGTATAAGTCAGTGAAAACAAAACGTAAAATAAAATTAGATTCAGATCAGATAAGTATCTTGTTGAGATATGAAAAGGCTAATGCCGATGGCGAGTTCGCAGAGCTTCAGAATATAAAAAAATATTTAAACATGAGTCCTTTTATACGTAAAGGAAAATATATTGATATACAAATGATGAGCATAAGAGTTTTGGATAAACAAAACAATAAACTTAATGAATTAATAAAAGCTTTACCAGTTGAATATGAAAAAGCATCTCAGAATGTAAAAAGCATAATGGATGATTATGGATTTTACATAAGTAATTTATTAATATATAAACATTTTTGGGCGTATACATATATTCGTATTTTTAGAAATTTTCGATTTATGATTGCTTTTTTATATGAAGTAATTTGTATAATCGAATCTGGTTTAAATATAGTTAATAAAAGATTAGCGGATACGGTTAAAGAAGTAAATGAAATACAAGATAAACCACAGAGAAAATTTAGTTTTGATGATGATATAGAATATTTAGTTCGTGGATAGGTCTAGGCGAATAAGAATTAGTTGGACAGTGAAAACATAAGATCACACGAAGAAAGATAATAAAATCGTTTGTTTATAAATAATACATTTTATGTGTGTTTGATATTTTTTTATATGAAAAGACCTACCTTAATCGGTAGGCCTTTTTTGTTGCAGAAGAATATGTATATGTGGTACAATCAAATCATATTATTTTAACGAGGTGGGTATAATGGAAAGCATTAAAAATTTCAAACAACGTAGCTTGCAGTTGCTATTAAATCAACATGGAAAAGCAATAACTGGAACAAAACAAGAGCTATCAGAGAAAATACTTGAGTTGGTTGAAGCTGGGGCTATAAAGAGTGACACTTTTAATGAGTGGATTGAAAATCAAAACATTCAAGGAAATAAGCACTTATATATTTATAGTATAAACAAAGAAATTGTTGATACAATTGAAGAAAAAAAATTATCTTTAAAAGTTAAAGAAATGAGAGAAAGCGATAGGATGTTTGATCCGACATCAGTTGAGGTGACTGAAACACATGCTTTAATAACAGTAAAAGAATCTAGATATAGGCGTAGAGAAACAGAGACAGAAGAAAAATACGAAGAAATTGATTTTTTTGTTTTGATTGATATTGATAAGCGCTTATCGGTAGCCAATATTTCGTTTGATCCACCAACTGAAATATACACTAGTAATAAAGACGGACATAACATCACAACAGCTAATTTAAGGGATAGATATAAAAAAATTGTTGAAACCTTATTTGAGTGCGATTTATCAAATGAATATTTGCTAAATAGTAAAGTGCTTAAATATATGTGGAATTTAGTTAATGACAGTATAAATACTAATTTGACGCCATACACGGATAAAATCAGTGATCAAATAGATTTATTTGCCAATATGATGAATACAGTCTTAGATCTGGAGTTAGATTCGACAATAATAGAAAATATTTGTAGAGATTTAAAATTTTACACTCAAGGAGTCATTATAACTTATTCAAATGACGAATTTACATTTGAAAATCAATATGGTAAAATAATAACTGAATCTTTTAGTGGGAAATCGGGACAAAGCGTGGTTTTTGGAAATGAAACAGGTGTAGAAAATACACCGGTTCATTATTCATTAAAAGGTCCCGTATCGGACGACAGTAATTATCAGTGTAAACATCTAAAATTCGCTTGGGATACATCCCATATTTCTGGTATGAAAAGAAGTGAAGTAATAACAATTATTGACAGTAGCCGGAATTATTTTAGGGTTAAATTTGTTACATATGCGACAAGGGAGGAGATGGGGTATGTACTTTCAAAAATTGCAGAAATTAAAGGAAGAATACAGGATTCCGAACGACACTATTCAGAA
This sequence is a window from Vallitaleaceae bacterium 9-2. Protein-coding genes within it:
- a CDS encoding phage holin family protein, encoding MEHITHLKLYIMTALGAIGGGCAYFLGGWDTALQTLILFMAIDYITGLIIAGVFKKSNKTENGALESKAGWLGLFRKGMTLLIVLIAYHLDNMIGSDFIRTGVIIAYIVNEAISITENAGVMGVPIPDVIKKGIEALQQKE
- a CDS encoding helix-turn-helix transcriptional regulator, with product MKNLQKIRLEKGLSVPQLVELSNVPRRTIQDIEKREDCKFSIACMLADALQVKLDDFR